The Thermoplasmata archaeon genomic sequence GCCGCCGACGCACTGCTCCGCGGGACCGTCTCCTACGTCGTCTCGAAGAACACGGGGAAGGTCCGCAACGTCCTCGTCGATGGCGTCCACGTGCTCTCGCTCCGCGCGGAGGACGGCCTGTTCACGCTCAAGTCGGCCGGGGCGATGCGGCTCCGCGAGGCGTTCGACCCCCCCGCCCTCCGGATCGTCGTCGATTCGGACGCGGTACCGTTCCTGCGGGAGGGCAAGAACGTCTTCGCGAAGTTCGTCCGCGACGCGGACCCGGCCCTGCGGCCCGGGGACGAAGCGCTCGTCGTCTCGCCCGACGACGAACTGTGCGCGGTCGCCCAGACGACGATGAACCGTCGAGAGATGCTCGCCTTCAGGCGCGGCGTTGCCGCCCACGTCCGCGCGGGCGTGTCGCCCGCACCGTCCGCTCCGCGACGCTGACGCACGCCAGGTAGTCGTCAAGGGTGTGCAGGAGGCTCATCGCGCTCTCCGCGCTTGCGTCCGCCGCGATCGTCCGGCCGCGTCGCGTGGTGCGGATGTACCCCTCGTCGTCGGGGGAGATCGACGCCGCGACGGCCTCGGCGGCCTTCGGGTCGTCGAACGTCAGCGTGATGCGCGCGCGCGCCTTCATCGGATAGCCCCGGGCAGATTCGAACTGCCGTCGCGGGTTCCAAAGACCCGAATGCTTGACCGCTACACCACGGGGCTGCGAGCGAGGATTCGTGCGGCCGTATAAAGGCAATTGCGTATTCAGCGAACGCGCGGGTCCGCGCCGCTCATCGGAGCCAGAAGAATGCGAACGTCATGATTCGCTGGCACTTGTCGAAACCGTCGGGACAGCTGTACGCGACCATGTCGATCCGATAGTACCCGGGCTCGATGGTCGCGAGTCCCGCCGCCTGCGGCGCGCCGCTGCGCCATACGCCCTCGTAGACGTCCCCCGAGCCGACGGCCCGGATCGTCGCGTCGCATTCGTGATACTCGACGCGGTACCACTCGCCCTCGACGCTGCGGTGCACGACCCACGGGTCCGCGCACGGTAGATAGATCGCCTCGCGGCGTCCGTTGTGTTCCGCGAACGCGACATCATCTCCGATCGAGAAGGTGGACCGCTCCAGGCGCAATGTCACGGCGCCATCGAGGCCGCCCGGGGACCCGGTCCACGGCGGGGACGCGACCAGGAGGAG encodes the following:
- a CDS encoding KEOPS complex subunit Pcc1 — translated: MKARARITLTFDDPKAAEAVAASISPDDEGYIRTTRRGRTIAADASAESAMSLLHTLDDYLACVSVAERTVRATRPRGRGRQRRA